From Vigna unguiculata cultivar IT97K-499-35 chromosome 5, ASM411807v1, whole genome shotgun sequence, the proteins below share one genomic window:
- the LOC114182963 gene encoding EEF1A lysine methyltransferase 2 → MAGIRLQPEDSDVSQQSRAVAVAASDLVSDDDRSVAADSWSIKSEYGSTLDDDQRHADAAEALSNANLRPNSDYSSDKDEPDSEAVSSMLGFQSYWDAAYADELTNFREHGHTGEVWFGVDVMEVVASWTKALCVEISQGRIPNDVDAVKAEASELDDKLLSSWSVLDIGTGNGLLLQELAKQGFSDLTGTDYSERAVNLAQSLADRDGFSNIKFLVDDVLETKLEQEFQLVMDKGTLDAIGLHPDGPVKRMMYWDSVSKLVAPGGILVITSCNSTKDELIQEVESFNQRKISTAQEIEASKDEESCREPPFQYVSHVRTYPTFMFGGSVGSRVATVAFLRK, encoded by the exons atGGCAGGAATCCGCTTGCAACCGGAGGACTCCGACGTCTCCCAACAGTCTCGAGCGGTGGCTGTCGCCGCCTCCGATCTGGTCTCCGACGACGACCGCTCCGTAGCCGCCGATTCCTGGTCAATCAAGAGCGAGTACGGAAGCACTCTGGACGATGACCAGCGCCACGCCGACGCTGCCGAAGCTCTCTCCAACGCCAACCTTCGACCTAACTCTGATTACAG TTCTGATAAGGATGAACCCGATTCTGAAGCGGTCTCATCCATGCTTGGATTTCAGAGTTATTGGGATGCTGCATATGCGGACGAGCTTACAAATTTTCGTGAACATGGTCATACTGGTGAAGTCTG GTTTGGAGTTGATGTGATGGAAGTTGTTGCATCTTGGACAAAAGCCTTGTGTGTTGAAATTTCTCAAGGTCGCATACCAAATGATGTTGATGCTGTTAAGGCTGAAGCTAGTGAACTAGATGATAAACTTTTGTCTAGTTGGAGCGTGTTAGATATTGGAACTGGCAATGGTTTACTTCTTCAAGAATTAGCTAAACAAGG GTTCTCTGATTTAACTGGAACTGATTATAGTGAGAGGGCTGTCAACCTTGCCCAAAGCCTTGCTGATCGTGATGGATTTTCCAACATCAAATTTTTG GTTGACGATGTCCTTGAGACTAAGTTAGAACAAGAGTTTCAGCTTGTAATGGATAAAGGGACGCTCGATGCTATTGGATTGCATCCTGATGGTCCTGTCAAGAG GATGATGTATTGGGATTCTGTTTCGAAGTTGGTTGCTCCTGGTGGAATCCTT GTGATCACATCATGTAACAGTACAAAGGATGAGTTGATACAAGAAGTGGAAAGTTTCAACCAACGAAAAATTTCTACTGCTCAAGAAATTGAGGCAAGCAAGGACGAGGAATCGTGCAGAGAGCCCCCATTTCAGTATGTTAGTCATGTACGCACATATCCGACATTCATGTTTGGTGGATCCGTAGGCTCCCGTGTTGCTACCGTGGCATTCCTTAGGAAATGA
- the LOC114183677 gene encoding peptidyl-prolyl cis-trans isomerase FKBP19, chloroplastic isoform X2, with amino-acid sequence MVMASILSLSLTSLSLPNSQSLDPKKISDSSSSGRINSRTESCSCVPSFERRKMLLSSVAIVAGALCSTSVRQIALAAEFVDMPALRGKDYGKTKMRYPDYTETESGLQYKDLRPGNGPKPKMGETVVVDWDGYTIGYYGRIFEARNKTKGGSFEGDDKDFFRFKIGYNEVIPAFEEAVSGMALGGIRRIIVPPELGYPENDFNKGAPRPTTFSGQRALAFVLRNQGLIDKTLLFDIELLKIIPN; translated from the exons ATGGTTATGGCATCAATTTTGTCCTTATCTCTCACATCTCTTTCCCTCCCCAATTCTCAATCTCTG GATCCCAAGAAAATCTCCGATTCTTCTTCCTCTG GGAGAATCAACAGCAGGACTGAAAGTTGTTCTTGTGTGCCATCGTTCGAACGAAGAAAGATGCTTCTCTCTTCCGTCGCCATTGTTGCCGGAGCCTTGTGCAGCACTTCAGTTCGCCAAATCGCTTTGGCCGCTGAATTTGTCGATA TGCCAGCTCTTCGAGGGAAGGATTATGGCAAGACAAAAATGCGATACCCAGACTACACAGAAACTGAATCAGGACTCCAATATAAG GACTTGCGACCGGGGAATGGCCCCAAACCCAAGATGGGAGAGACAGTAGTG GTTGACTGGGATGGCTACACCATAGGTTATTATGGCCGCATATTTGAAGCACGGAATAAAACCAAGGGCGGTTCCTTTGAG GGTGATGACAAAGACTTCTTCAGATTCAAAATAGGTTATAATGAG GTGATACCTGCTTTTGAAGAGGCTGTTTCGGGCATGGCTCTTGGGGGCATTAGAAG GATAATTGTGCCCCCGGAACTTGGATATCCTGAGAATGATTTCAACAAGGGTGCCCCAAGACCAACAACATTCTCG GGCCAACGAGCCTTGGCTTTTGTGTTGAGGAATCAAGGGCTGATAGACAAGACTCTCTTGTTTGATATTGAGCTGTTGAAGATTATTCCGAATTGA
- the LOC114183677 gene encoding peptidyl-prolyl cis-trans isomerase FKBP19, chloroplastic isoform X1 — MVMASILSLSLTSLSLPNSQSLDPKKISDSSSSAGRINSRTESCSCVPSFERRKMLLSSVAIVAGALCSTSVRQIALAAEFVDMPALRGKDYGKTKMRYPDYTETESGLQYKDLRPGNGPKPKMGETVVVDWDGYTIGYYGRIFEARNKTKGGSFEGDDKDFFRFKIGYNEVIPAFEEAVSGMALGGIRRIIVPPELGYPENDFNKGAPRPTTFSGQRALAFVLRNQGLIDKTLLFDIELLKIIPN, encoded by the exons ATGGTTATGGCATCAATTTTGTCCTTATCTCTCACATCTCTTTCCCTCCCCAATTCTCAATCTCTG GATCCCAAGAAAATCTCCGATTCTTCTTCCTCTG CAGGGAGAATCAACAGCAGGACTGAAAGTTGTTCTTGTGTGCCATCGTTCGAACGAAGAAAGATGCTTCTCTCTTCCGTCGCCATTGTTGCCGGAGCCTTGTGCAGCACTTCAGTTCGCCAAATCGCTTTGGCCGCTGAATTTGTCGATA TGCCAGCTCTTCGAGGGAAGGATTATGGCAAGACAAAAATGCGATACCCAGACTACACAGAAACTGAATCAGGACTCCAATATAAG GACTTGCGACCGGGGAATGGCCCCAAACCCAAGATGGGAGAGACAGTAGTG GTTGACTGGGATGGCTACACCATAGGTTATTATGGCCGCATATTTGAAGCACGGAATAAAACCAAGGGCGGTTCCTTTGAG GGTGATGACAAAGACTTCTTCAGATTCAAAATAGGTTATAATGAG GTGATACCTGCTTTTGAAGAGGCTGTTTCGGGCATGGCTCTTGGGGGCATTAGAAG GATAATTGTGCCCCCGGAACTTGGATATCCTGAGAATGATTTCAACAAGGGTGCCCCAAGACCAACAACATTCTCG GGCCAACGAGCCTTGGCTTTTGTGTTGAGGAATCAAGGGCTGATAGACAAGACTCTCTTGTTTGATATTGAGCTGTTGAAGATTATTCCGAATTGA
- the LOC114185910 gene encoding uncharacterized protein LOC114185910, with translation MLLLQQKTAMAASLPSFFFVRPRRPYLKRSNTRLIKVQNFQDEERWTSIDGDLNVLKKRIEMVRVKERLERCCRSQHGWNYVPLCNDKIRGNKELNIVELIGLVCGTLGLTCFAGTFFICLLSLLLHLQLFFFPHHM, from the exons ATGCTATTGCTGCAACAAAAAACTGCCATGGCTGCttctcttccttctttctttttcgTTCGACCAAGAAGGCCATATCTTAAGAGAAGCAATACACGTCTAATCAAAGTTCAGAATTTTCAAGATGAAG AGAGATGGACGAGCATAGATGGGGATTTGAATGTTCTGAAGAAGAGGATAGAGATGGTGAGGGTGAAGGAGAGATTGGAAAGGTGTTGCAGATCTCAACATGGTTGGAATTATGTCCCACTGTGTAACGACAAAATCAGAGGAAACAAAGAGTTAAACATAGTTGAGTTGATTGGTTTGGTTTGTGGCACTCTTGGTCTCACTTGCTTTGCTGGAACATTCTTCATTTGCCTTCTTTCACTACTTCTTCATCTCCAACTATTCTTTTTTCCCCATCATATGTAA
- the LOC114184210 gene encoding eukaryotic translation initiation factor 5 — protein sequence MALQNIGAANSDDAFYRYKMPRMITKIEGRGNGIKTNVVNMVDIAKALARPASYTTKYFGCELGAQSKFDEKTGTSHVNGAHDTAKLAGLLENFIKKYVQCYGCGNPETDILITKNQMIQLKCAACGFVSDVDMRDKLTTFIVKNPPEVKKGSKDKKAMRRAEKERLKEGEAADEEQKKVKKDVKKKGSSSAKDGTAKSTISKKKGSGSDEDRTSPTHRQIEEKEDAHDEDDEDDGVQWLTDTSLDAARQRIQEQLSAVTADMVMLSTDEPEKKKKAASNENGGSQNGNSMNYGTVVAEVKANLKKGLGATELLSRLAALSAPAQEKMSALVEALFEGTEKGFGKETLKKKNYFAASVTEEGSQILLLNAIEEFCCKSNSNALKEVALVLKTLYDADVLEEEHIVMWYQKGLKGDNKSSKIWKNAQPFIDWLQNAESESDEE from the coding sequence ATGGCTTTACAGAACATTGGTGCTGCAAACAGCGATGATGCCTTCTATAGGTACAAGATGCCTAGGATGATTACCAAAATTGAGGGCAGAGGTAATGGCATCAAAACTAATGTCGTCAATATGGTTGATATTGCAAAGGCATTGGCAAGGCCAGCGTCTTACACGACAAAGTATTTTGGTTGTGAACTTGGGGCCCAGTCTAAGTTTGATGAGAAGACTGGGACTTCTCACGTCAATGGAGCCCATGATACTGCAAAGCTTGCTGGCCTTCTTGAGAATTTCATCAAGAAGTATGTCCAGTGTTATGGTTGTGGAAACCCTGAAACTGATATCCTAATTACCAAGAACCAGATGATCCAGCTGAAATGTGCTGCTTGTGGTTTTGTGTCTGATGTTGATATGAGAGACAAGCTGACTACCTTCATCGTTAAGAATCCTCCAGAAGTAAAGAAAGGTTCCAAAGACAAGAAGGCCATGCGGAGAGCTGAGAAGGAGAGACTCAAGGAAGGAGAAGCGGCTGATGAGGAACAgaagaaagtgaaaaaagaTGTCAAGAAGAAAGGTTCTTCATCTGCAAAGGATGGCACTGCAAAATCCACCATTTCAAAGAAGAAAGGAAGTGGCTCTGACGAAGACCGCACATCGCCTACTCACagacaaattgaagagaaagagGATGCTCATGACGAAGATGATGAGGATGATGGCGTGCAATGGCTGACAGATACGTCACTTGATGCTGCTCGTCAACGTATCCAAGAACAGTTAAGCGCTGTGACAGCCGATATGGTTATGCTTTCTACAGATGAaccagagaagaagaaaaaagcaGCAAGTAATGAAAATGGTGGTTCTCAGAATGGTAACTCAATGAACTACGGGACTGTAGTCGCTGAAGTGAAAGCAAATTTGAAGAAAGGTCTTGGAGCAACCGAATTGCTTTCTCGTCTTGCAGCACTTTCTGCACCTGCTCAAGAAAAGATGAGTGCTCTGGTTGAAGCTCTGTTCGAGGGAACAGAGAAAGGTTTTGGTAAAGAAACTCTTAAGAAGAAGAACTATTTTGCTGCCTCTGTTACAGAGGAGGGATCCCAGATTTTATTGCTTAATGCTATTGAGGAATTCTGTTGCAAGTCTAATTCCAATGCTTTGAAGGAGGTTGCCCTGGTTCTGAAGACACTGTACGATGCTGATGTCTTGGAGGAAGAGCACATAGTTATGTGGTATCAAAAGGGACTGAAAGGCGATAACAAGAGCTCCAAGATTTGGAAGAATGCTCAACCTTTCATTGACTGGCTTCAGAACGCAGAATCGGAATCGGATGAAGAATAA